Proteins encoded in a region of the Raphanus sativus cultivar WK10039 chromosome 8, ASM80110v3, whole genome shotgun sequence genome:
- the LOC130498932 gene encoding uncharacterized protein LOC130498932, translating to MVLGAFFVYLITCLFLGVGFWVARNIFSVDLVSDPSLTLFLLWIIEFPVVAIIYSFLRKTPEKCSWSKAVGRSVQGLVSGAFMNALGAPIGMRYLPKTIHLSFLMSVFTFVPPTAVFGASWTDWHRAFASMKPSGNTEYMIVIPAYGAVVGGWFGAWPMPLDWERPWQEWPICVFYGAIGGYIAGQILSLSFMFLFRKQKNLKVA from the exons TGGGTGGCGCGAAACATATTTTCCGTCGATCTCGTCTCTGATCCATCTCTCACTCTGTTTCTCCTCTGG ATTATTGAGTTTCCTGTCGTGGCAATCATCTACAGCTTTTTACGGAAAACCCCAGAGAAATGTTCG TGGTCTAAAGCTGTTGGGCGAAGCGTACAAGGACTAGTTTCCG GGGCTTTTATGAATGCTTTGGGTGCACCTATTGGGATGCG GTATCTACCAAAAACAATTCACTTGTCCTTTCTCATGTCTGTTTTCACG TTCGTACCACCAACTGCAGTTTTTGGTGCATCGTGGACAGATTGGCATCGAGCATTTGCTTCGATGAa aCCAAGTGGAAATACAGAATATATGATTGTTATTCCAGCATATGGAGCAGTTGTTGGAGGATGGTTTGGAGCTTGGCCTATGCCGCTCGACTGGGAAAGGCCATGGCAG GAGTGGCCTATATGTGTGTTTTATGGAGCTATAGGAGGCTACATTGCTGGACAGATTCTCTCCTTGAGTTTCATGTTCTTGTTTAGGAAACAAAAGAATTTGAAGGTGGCGTAG
- the LOC130498326 gene encoding uncharacterized protein LOC130498326: protein MVIDGIVSSPLRRHQSLKKQWGELGSCSTVINRHRYLLTALLLLGFLCTVYLYFAVTLGARNNSSCYGLTGNDKAICQAISKGKLKLF, encoded by the coding sequence ATGGTTATTGATGGGATCGTATCTTCACCGTTGAGGAGACACCAGTCTCTAAAGAAGCAGTGGGGAGAGTTGGGAAGCTGCTCCACGGTTATTAACAGGCATCGGTATCTCTTAACAGCATTGCTTCTTTTGGGCTTTCTCTGCACTGTTTATCTTTACTTTGCAGTCACTTTGGGTGCTAGGAACAACTCCTCGTGTTATGGCTTGACTGGGAACGACAAGGCTATCTGTCAAGCCATCTCTAAAGGGAAACTCAAACTGTTTTAG